The Musa acuminata AAA Group cultivar baxijiao chromosome BXJ2-2, Cavendish_Baxijiao_AAA, whole genome shotgun sequence genome contains the following window.
atatatatatatatatatatattataatttgatgATTAACAGAGTAATATTCTCTTCTTTTTGGAAACATAGTGTGCAAATAAGAGAGAAAATAACAGAGTTTTGGCtcttatgtataaataaataatgtTTTAAGTCAGAGATTATACTGAAAAATCAAGAAGAAAAAGGGTAACAGACGCACACCATTAATGACTTCCTTCTCACCATTATTGCATAACTCCATTCATCCTCGCTTGCCTGCCAGAAATTAAAGGATCTGAGACTGTAGTTTTCATACATTGAATCGCTCAAGGACGTGGTTGGTTGGTCGACAATAAATACTCACATTTTAATCTTGGATCGAAAAGGACCCATGACAATTCATGATGCCCCATTATCACATGCACCATTATGACCAACTATTGATGATAAGTCTGTACTTTTGATAAGTCTGTACTTTTGGCATCAGTAAGGGAACCATTTACAACATAAGTCATGTGATTGTTGGAGCCAAGAAGAAGATGCTGCACAAAGTTGTCCTACTGATATTGAGCAATAATGATAGTTCAGGACACCGAGATTTTATCGATATGGGGTATACGAAGGATCAATGTACGTAGTCTTCACTCTACTCTCCGAGCGCGAAAAGATTATTGTTCATGGTCGATGTCCTCCTCATCATTCGGGTCGCAGAAAAGTAGCCTTAAATGAGTTGGAACTTTGCATTCGCTCTCTCTTCTCACTTATGAGCTTAATTCATGGAGTCATCCTGCTATAGTTGTTACACTGGAATACTTTATGGATTCCTCATAGCCATATATTATTGTATAGTGATCATCTTTGATCGTTTTCTGATCACAAAAAGGAATTGTCTGTGTTGATGCTAATCCTAAAGTTGGTGAAACGGTGGTAAATGTGAGATTCAAAGTTTGTCAAGCAAGAAGGAACTCAaaataaaagaatagaagatgATGTCGCATACAAAAATTTGCTATAGAGCTTGCTGAGTTCAATGAACAAAACACTCGTCTTTTCTTCCTCAGACAAATCTCAGCTCTCACCTTCTAAGTAATGTTTGTATCTGGTGGTATTAATGCTTGAATCTTCTGAACGGCACCATAAAGATAGCCACCAAAGCATAAATTCACAACAAAATAGATTAGAAGATTCATGGTATGCCAACCCCCTCAATATTTCTTAGAGTTCTTTGGCAGAGATCAAGGGAAATGCTTGGTTGCTTGTAGAACTTAGGCACTAATTGGTTAGCCATTTGCCATGTTCATCCTTATTTAATTTCTTAGATGCTCAAACTAACTTGTAGTAGCAGTGACTCTAGTCGTAACTGTTAGAACtagccccagaaaatttaccacaaggtaattttggcaacccaacaagacaataaaacaaaaagaataaaagcgagacaagaacaccagaacaccagatatacgtggtttggtcaattgactttgacctacatccacggacgaaagaggagcaaattactactgcaaaagagggacaattacaaatgccttaggaagatgttcctaggccataaaacacccgaaaatactaaacaagaaaaaccaaactataagtccaaactatttaactgagtatggacttaaaccaaagcaaacacttaggtttttcttgtggtgccacttataGTACCTCTTGTGGtatatctgacttcaaagctcagacccttatttatagttccaagacgagacaacaagtctgattttcccgatgtgggactatgggtcttgccaaactaacaaatctctaccttggcatgtcccaacaaaacttgctccaccttcttcataaaagccccaacgggcaatcaccaacaatgaacaccaaccaagtccaagcactgcttgaacttgtaaaccggaagaggcttcgtaaacatatcagctggattgtccttcgcatgaattttctgaacaaggacttttccctcagcaatggtatcccatttgcatccaacaattttcttacccgaaggcggcttcataagatcccaagttctattccgatggagagactcaatttcttcattcatcgcaatcaaccacttagcagaattatcacaagaaactgcatctgagtaggaagtaggctcaccaacttcactcgtctcttctgcaacagacaaagcatatgcaaccaaatttgcatattttgtggtggtcgaatatctctccgtggtctatccttggctatggaatattgctcttcctctggatcatctgcatcagtagactcgggaccatctactggcattctttgagtagaagagttcgacttaaaagaatctgaactaccaatctcaagctccacctgcttctgcgcactatcatttgtacaactagtagaatcttctttggaagataacataaacaattcatcaaaagtaacatctctactgattataaattttggggatttgggatcagaacaccataatctgtatcctttcaccccagaagcatactcaaggaaaatgcactttttagcccgaggttctaattttccttcatttacatgcatgtatgttggacacccaaaaatttttaaatcagaataattagcaggagtacctgaccaaacttcctccggagttttaaagttaagtgctgcagaaggagcgcggttgacaacgtaacaggccatattaatcgcctctgcccaaaagtcctttgtcaaccctgcatttgagatcatacacctcgctctctccaagagtgttctattcatacgttcggccacaccattttgctgaggcgttatcctaacagtgcgatgccgaacgattccttcatttttgcagaattcttcaaaatcaccttcacaaaattccatgccattatctattcgaagccgcttaatctgtttacttgtttgtttctcaatcaaagccttccattgtttaaatgttagaaaaacatcatttttatgcttcagaaaataaacccaaactttcctagaataatcgtcaatgaaagtcaacatatacctggcaccacccttagattgaacatgagctggaccccaaaggtctgaatgaatatagtcaagagtacctttcgttttgtgaactaccggagaagtgaagctgactcttttttgctttccaaaaatgcagtgttcacaaaaaacaagtggcccagtactctgtccgcaaagtagaccccttttgctcaatatgctcaaacctttttcgctcatatgacccaaacgcatatgccataatttggtgatgttagaatcagacaatgatgatgacgagactgcaactgaacctgtgacagtagttccctacagaatatacaagctaccagacctacaagctttcataacaataagggcacttctagaaactttcataactccaccttcagctatgtatttacacccaatggcctctagggtgcctaaagagatgagattcttttttaaatcaggaacatgtctaacattagtgagcgtcctcacaataccatcatgcattttaattcgaattgtacctctaccaacaacatcacatgcggcattattgcccatcaaaataattccaccattacaagattcatatgtggaaaacaaatctctattgggacacatgtgataagaacaacccgaatctaaaatccattcatttttagacctcgtcctgtcatcaatagcagaaaaaatattttcaacaatctcatcagttgctacactaacttcagtggattcagtagttttttcaacaaaattttccttttgctttaatttatttttcaatttaaagcaatcagatttaatgtgccccattttataacaatatctgcattccaaatttctatgtctggatttagatctagatttagatctactactgtcaaattctcttttatccattctccccctaacaaccagaccctcagcctgattctctctactttccccagtgatattcctgtctatctgctccttagatttcagtgcagatttaatttcttgataagaaactgtttcttttccataaatcaaagtatcacggaaatgcttaaaagattgaggaagagaacacaagagaaacaaagccttatcctcaacatcaatttttgcatatatattctccaaatccataaccaaagaatcaaatttatcaagatgcgagagtatagatgtaccttcaatcatccgaagcatatacagactctgcttcaagtagagacgattctccactgtcctcttcatgtacaaggctttaagcttgtcccacatgcctccatcttgagttgccacaagccgaagttgacatttctatcgaatttctcgataacaatctttgttattgtcatcgttgccaaaagatcccagaaccaggctctgataccagtttgttagagctagccccaagaaatttaccacaaggtaattttggcaacccaacaagacaataaaacagaaagaataaaagcgagacaagaacactaGAATACCAGATATACGtgattcggtcaattgactttgacctacatccacggacgaaagatgagcaaattactactgcaaaagagggacaattacaaatgccttaggaagatgttcctaggccataaaacacccgaaaatactaaacaaaaaaaaaccaaactataagtccaaactatttaactgtgtatggacttaaaccaaagcaaatacttaggtttttcttgtggtgccacttatggTACCTCTTATGGTGTATCTGAtttcaaagctcagacccttatttatagttccaagacgagacaacaagtctgattttcccgatgtgggactatgggacttgccaaactaacagtaaCTACAGAAGAACCAGAAATAACACTGACCTCAATTTGTTTTAGATAACCTACTGTCTACTGTTAATCCCACTGTGGATTGCCTTGCAGGATGATGACTATTCTCTGAAGTTAAAGAGTGTTATGTGTACCTTCATTTCTTGCACAAAAGGTATTTGGGCATCATCAGCTGCTGCTACTGCAGTGGCAATCAGCTTTTGAGCATGCAACCAAACTCCTGGGTTGGCCTTTTGGTTCAGAATACAATTGGCTTGATCTGGTGAAACTGTCACAGATAGGGTAATGAGTCCAAACTAATCAATCTACTTTTATGATCAGCCTGCCACAATGTGTCTGTTCAATCTTTACAAGGGACCTGGAAAGAGTTATATTAAGTGTAACTTTGTGATGTAATCAGTGACCAAATACTATTCAGTTTTAAGAGCATTCTGTACATGATGCTTAGGAGGAAATAGATGACTGTAGATTTTACTTAGGTTTCATGTGCAGATACTTGCTCATCTCATCTTTTTCATCTGTATCTCTGGCAGCTTTCAGTACTCTTTTGGTCTCATGCACTTGTCCTATAATATATGGAGCCAAATGCAGCAACTTTCCATGAGCAAACAATAGAAACTTGACAAGCCAAATGGTGGAGATTACACAGCAGTTAGTCATGGTAAAATTACATGTGGTTTGGCACTTGAGGTTGCAAGTGGATGCAGGTTTGTAGAGATTGAAGCACTCTTGGAAACTCCAAGTGGAGCTCTTCCtcagctttcttctcttttgctGATACCTAAAAGCTAAGCTTTGACACTAACTTGCACTTTCCAGCCCCATCAGCTTTGAACTCATTTCAATGCTGCTGCAGCCTCACATAAACTGATATCTCAGTATTTTTCTTCACCTGCTTATCATCAGCTCCTCTTCTccaattctcattctagtcttacAGATATTTATATGATTCGACATCCCTTATCTGagttaatataattaataaaatatatatatttttaattgctaagaataattataataaagaaaaataaaatttattaatcaAAACCTAAGCCCAAAGCATTTTATTCCATCTCTCCTAAATCTGAAAATTTTTCTTGCTATCTAAAcaccaaaaatatttttatttttattttttacacatCGTAGTCTTAAAATACATGTGATTATAGAGCAATCAGTCACCaatcttattgaaaaatcaaactgATCCATCAAAATTTCTGCAagtataattattattaatttcctCTTTTCAATTACATGTCAATCTCAACACTTTGACACCATCAATCAGTCTTCAGACTTCGGACAAAATGCCTTACATGCCTTGTTCACTGAATTTATTCTGACAAGAAAGATTGCAGGAACAGCTGATTAGATCTGCAACTTCAATGCCCAAATGCAGTGCAGGTTGTCAGTAATGAATGACTCTCTAGCTGGGCAGATTATTGTCCATGAACTGTGATCAATGAGCTGCTAAGTTGCCAGTGcaagtttcttttttttattgtttttattttaatgtGTTGCAAGTTCTAATGGTGGGTAATACTTAGCTGATTTGAGAGCAGATTATTCCCTGAAGATAACTCCTACTGCCCCTTCCATGAGCTTTATGGGATTAGATAGAATGAACAGATGTTGTACTGCCTTCTGGTTTTTGTTGTGATGTCTTGTGTTccttttgaataaaaaaagaaaggaacacagagatgaatggaaaaaagaacaaatatgaatttctgaattttcttctctttccGCACCTGAATAATCTCATTACAGCTAACCCAAACAAAGATTTAAgatcatccatatgatagatgacaGGCATTATTAAGCTAAGTATTTTTATTTACTTACAAGATTTCATGTAGGAAATGTAGCGACAGAATAAGCAAGTCTTACACCACTTTTTCTTTGGCTGGATGCCAAGTTTATTTTAGGTGAGCTTATCAAGTTCTTCATGAAGCTCTCAGAACATACATATTTTCTGCTTTTAATTTAGTAATTGTTCCAGAAATGGAAACTATTTTCTTCTTATTATTAAGTAATTGTTCCAGAAACTGATACTATTGATTGCCAACAGATAATAAATACATACATAGACTGTTAGGAAATATATTGGTGTGTGAGATGAAGATGGAAAGTTTCGTAAAAGAATAATCTCTCTAATGTTTTGGATCTCTAATAATGAGCATAAGAACATGATTGCCTAGGCCAGTATGACTACCACAATAGAATTTAATAGCAAACTAGTGTATACAAGCTTCCAAGACTAACTGCAAACACAATTATGTGCATCCAAGCTTATAACAATTTACAGCTCATCCAAATTGCCAAGCATCAAATGCGACCATCAATTTTCATGACGGTCATATATGAGATAATCAAGAGAATAATAAATTTGACTCACCAAAGAAATTATATTTTTGACCATTTTGAGGTCAAATACACAAACAGGGATCAGTAATGGTGAGAAAAAACCACAAAATGTAGTGATAATTGCATTGAGCAGGATAACAGGTTGCCTGTGTGCACATTCCCCATCGCCTAAactttgttgacaatgacaacacGATACAATACAATGTGATATTACACCAAATAAATACTGGTGGCAAACCATTCAGCAAGTTGACAAAGATGTCAGTTAAATCTATCATCAAGGTAAATTTTTGCGTACTGCCAAAACACCTACCACCGCAGATGTAAGTAGCAAAAAGATGCCGTCTCTGGATAGAGCATATTCTTTCCATGTTAGAGGTCGACTGATTTGGTTCAAAACCTTCTGGAATTGTAGTCTTGTTTCTTCAATTGTGCCAGAATTATCAATGACTATATTTGCCTTGGTCTTCTTCTGGTCCAGTGCCATCTGTGCGTTGATTTTATTTTTGGCTTGTTCTTCAGGTATGCCATCTCTTGCCATTAAGCGTTTTATCTGGGTTTCAGGATCAACCCATACAACAATAACAGGAGATGTTTGTTGATCCATTTTGGTCTCAAACAACAATGGGATGTCTAGAATGATAACCTTTGACCCTTTTATCCACAGCTTGAATACCTCCCAAAAGATGCCCGAGGAAATATATGGAGCCAATAAACTGCAGgtaggtaaaaagaaaaaaaaaaagttagataaattcatgtGCAGTTTTGTATTTCCACCTCCTCTGATTAAAAGGAAAGACCAACAGGAAAATTGATTATTTTAGCATATGATCAAGCTGCAATCCAGCAACAGGAACTGCTATTAATGTTAGAATCATAGTACTAAATGCAAAGTAAAGGCTATAATATTATTCATGAAGTTGGGCAAGGGGCAGTTATAAAAGAACCAGGTGTTGAATTTTACTTACTGTATAACACAACCAACTAGTAAGAATCAATAGAAGTGTCAAAGCGTGAGCCAATCCGTACTATATACTAATTAAATCCTTCAATCCTAGTTGAGTGGAAACAGTTTCCAGTTGTAATGCTCTATTTGAAGTCCATACCGGTTCAGAAGTTGGCGTTTTGCTGGATCTGTAAAGACAATGTGACCTAGCCGTGCTCTATCAATTTCTCCATTCTCTAGTAAAATATCGTTCCCAAATGCTTTTACTACTTTCTTCGAACCACCCGTTCCCTTCTTCACCACATCCTGCATTGAAGCACCATAATTATCTAGATATCAAATCATAACAATCTGATAGTTGCTTCAGAAAAATTGGAGAATTATAAATTGTTGCATTAGGACAAACACAATATAATCGCAAAATGGAGTTCTCAAATGTATCTATAAGTATGATGCAACAAATTGGAAAAGTAACGCACAAAAGTAGTTCAGTAGTACTTGATCACAAATGATGAGAAGCAACATAAGTATAAATTCTTCCATGTAAGAACAACCTACCTACGCAAGTTCCAAACCCCCGAATCCAAAGATCAATGTAAATAGTTATTTTGTACATTGCTGAAGTATAAGAAAAATGATCACAAACGTAGTTGAGGTTTAACTCGTCAAAGATTTACAATGTAATCATTGAACAAGAGAGGAATGTGGTAGATTCCGTGGGCAGGATTGGGTGGTTGGAGCAGGCAAATCATTTTCTTTTGCAGTATTATCATTTCAATCACTAGTACAAAAACCATAAACATGAATACATCAGCAAGAATGTTAAGATAAAGGAGGCCAAAACAGAAAAGGTACTCAAAGTTTTAACTTTGTGCAAAGTGTAGAATTTTCACCGCGAGTTAAAAGTATAATAGAGTTACTTTCACATGTACGTTCAGCTCCATTTTTGTCCTTTCGACAGACTATGATCGA
Protein-coding sequences here:
- the LOC135605301 gene encoding dephospho-CoA kinase-like, which translates into the protein MRLVGLTGGIASGKSTVSNLFISEGVPVVDADVVARDVVKKGTGGSKKVVKAFGNDILLENGEIDRARLGHIVFTDPAKRQLLNRLLAPYISSGIFWEVFKLWIKGSKVIILDIPLLFETKMDQQTSPVIVVWVDPETQIKRLMARDGIPEEQAKNKINAQMALDQKKTKANIVIDNSGTIEETRLQFQKVLNQISRPLTWKEYALSRDGIFLLLTSAVVGVLAVRKNLP